The stretch of DNA GCCCCGTCAGCGCACCATTCGCCCGGCTGGTAATGCGCCGCCATTCGAAGGTCATGGCATCCCGATCGTCACTCCCCGCCAATTGCACGAAATGCGTCCCCGCCACCCCGATGTCGCTCGCGGCCGACGTGGCGGCCACCGTGGCGACCGGCCGCGGCCGTTCAACCTTGGGCGTAGGGGCGGGAGGCGCTTCATACTTGGGCCGCGGCGGCGGCGGCGCGTCGAACTTCGGCGTCGGAGCGGCGGGAACGGCGACTTCCGCAACCCGCGGACGCACCGGCTCGGGCGTCGCAGCGGGATCGCTGGCGAGAAGCTGGTCGATCGAGGCAAGCCGCCCCTGACCGTCGGCACTCGCATCGACGCCCCGGCTTGCGGTGGCGATCGGAGTCGACCGTTCAAGCGCGCGCGACTGGCTCACCACCTCGGCGGGATCATCGTCGATCCGCACGCGGCGCGGCCGGGCCCCGGCGCGTTCCTGCGCCTCGGTGGGAATGTCGAGACGATAGCGCGGGCTGCTGCGCTGTTCGGGAACGTCGGTCACGACATTGCTGCGCCCGACCTGCTCGATCAGCCGTTCGCGCTCGGGACTGGTGGAGCGGGTGGTAACCGCCACGCGCTCGCCCGCGCTCCGGGCGGAGCGGATGGGAACGGCATTGCGCCGCGGCGTCGACGGAGCGGCATTGGCATATTCCACATCGTTCTCGGTCGGGAAGATGCCGAGATGCACCGCTGCCGCCTTCTGCCGGTCCGACAGACGCGGCAGCATCCGCAGGAACGGCTCGATCGCATCTCCCGACCCCGGCATCACGCTCTCGATCGCACGCCGCGCATTTTCGGTATCGCCGGTCAGCGCCAGAATGAACGCCCGCGCCCGCAATGCTTCCGTGTCGCCCGCGGAAATCTGCGGGTTGATGAGGGCGATCGCGCCGGCACGGTCACCTTCCATCGCCAGATTGAGTGCCAGGCGGCGAGCGGCCGCCTGCGCATCGGGGCCGCGCAACGCCGCGCGATAATTGACCTCGGCCGCATCGCGATTGCCGGTCAGATCGAAGGCCAGCCCGCGTCCCGCACCGATCTGCGCATCGCTGCCGCCCGCGCCCGACGCGCGATCGAAGTAATCGAGCGCCTTGTCGGCCTGGTTCATGTAGGCGGCCAGCGTCCCCAACCCCGCCAGCACGCGCGGATCGCCCGGCCGGATTTCCGCCGCGCGACCGTAAAAGGCCGCCGCGGAAGGAAGATCGCCGATTTCCAGCGTCTGACGCCCCGCATCGAGCAGGGCGTCGAGATCGCGCGGACTGTTCTCCAGCGTTTTAAGGCTCTCGGTCAGATTGCCGGACTGCTGCGCGTGCGCCGCACCCGGCACCGTCAGCCCGAGCGTCAGCGCCGTCGCTGCGGCCAGTGCGGCCTTGGCGGAGCGTTTCCTATTCACAATTCGCATGGCGACAGCCCTTGCCGCGAAAAAGCTTGCCCGTCGCTGACCACGTCCGGTCGCATCGACCAGACGTGGCGCAGAGACGACGAGCGGCGCTCGCAACGCGTTAAATTCCTTACTTGTTCTGCCGGTTAAGGAAGGAGGGAATGTCCATGTCCTTCGACCCGAATCCGGGGCCGTCGTCCTCGCCGGTCGCGGCGGCGCCGCGCGCGATGTTGCTCATCCGCTCGAACAGCGTTCCACCACCCGATGGCGGCGGCGCGGGAATGGGATTGGGGCGGGCCGAACCCTTGTCCGCGAGCAGCGACGGCGTGTCGATCGTCTCGGCAGCCTCGGCCTCCTCCTCGTCCTCCGCCGGCGGCGCGATCGGCGCACTGATGACCGGCGAGGTGAGAATGTCGTCGCTTTCGAGGTCGAGCGTGTCTTCTTCGCGATCGTTGGCCGTGGCTGCAATCTCGTCACGATCGTCGGCGGGCTGCGCCATCGCGTCGGTAAGATCCAGCAGGTCGTCGGACGCATCCTCGCTCGACGATGCATCGGACCGCTCCGCCTCGGCGGTCATCGGGCTGCGCG from Sphingomicrobium sp. XHP0239 encodes:
- a CDS encoding SPOR domain-containing protein — protein: MRIVNRKRSAKAALAAATALTLGLTVPGAAHAQQSGNLTESLKTLENSPRDLDALLDAGRQTLEIGDLPSAAAFYGRAAEIRPGDPRVLAGLGTLAAYMNQADKALDYFDRASGAGGSDAQIGAGRGLAFDLTGNRDAAEVNYRAALRGPDAQAAARRLALNLAMEGDRAGAIALINPQISAGDTEALRARAFILALTGDTENARRAIESVMPGSGDAIEPFLRMLPRLSDRQKAAAVHLGIFPTENDVEYANAAPSTPRRNAVPIRSARSAGERVAVTTRSTSPERERLIEQVGRSNVVTDVPEQRSSPRYRLDIPTEAQERAGARPRRVRIDDDPAEVVSQSRALERSTPIATASRGVDASADGQGRLASIDQLLASDPAATPEPVRPRVAEVAVPAAPTPKFDAPPPPRPKYEAPPAPTPKVERPRPVATVAATSAASDIGVAGTHFVQLAGSDDRDAMTFEWRRITSRANGALTGRDALLTRGASFHRLLVGPFDSRTEAQELVNRLRAEGVDSFAWTRNPSRLRIDRL